The following are encoded together in the Planococcus antarcticus DSM 14505 genome:
- a CDS encoding hemolysin family protein, translating to MDSIPILNLLLVAFLIGLTALFVGSEFSIIRVRNSRIDQLVSEGNQNAILTKKIISNLDYYLSACQLGITVTALGLGWLGESTVGRILHPIFENFGIGELTASIFSFLIAFTTITFLHVVIGELTPKTLAIQYAEKMAFVFVRPLYVFGIIMAPFIWLLNGSARLLLRAFGIEPAKHEQAHSEEELKIIMTQSYQGGEINQTELSYMQNIFSFDERLAKDIMLPRTQMETISLEMSHDDLMEIVRDHQYTRYPITEQGDKDDILGFVNVKEMLTNYTYKQDLNDSIVVHDIPFVHDMAPIQDVLLKMQKEHVHMAIVVDEYGGTAGVITMEDILEEIVGEIRDEFDEDERDEIKAVDINNYLLNGRVLLSDLEDRFAIEFDDSEDVDTIGGWIQLQNTDINEGQSVELPNHTITVREMENHQIIRVLLTRNTDL from the coding sequence TTGGACAGTATACCCATTCTCAATTTGTTATTGGTCGCTTTTTTAATCGGGCTGACCGCTTTATTTGTTGGATCAGAGTTTTCAATAATTCGTGTCAGAAATTCCCGTATTGATCAACTCGTATCAGAAGGCAATCAAAATGCCATTTTGACAAAGAAAATCATCAGCAACTTAGATTATTATTTGTCCGCTTGCCAATTAGGAATAACGGTAACGGCGCTTGGTCTTGGCTGGCTAGGTGAATCGACTGTCGGACGAATTCTACATCCAATTTTTGAAAACTTCGGGATCGGAGAACTGACTGCGTCGATTTTTTCCTTTCTTATTGCATTTACCACCATTACTTTCTTGCATGTGGTAATCGGCGAACTTACTCCTAAGACACTGGCGATTCAATATGCAGAGAAAATGGCTTTCGTCTTTGTTCGTCCACTTTACGTGTTTGGAATCATAATGGCACCATTCATTTGGCTTTTGAATGGCTCTGCCCGTTTGCTTCTCCGTGCCTTTGGCATTGAGCCCGCAAAGCATGAACAAGCTCATTCAGAAGAGGAACTGAAGATCATCATGACACAGAGTTATCAAGGCGGTGAAATCAATCAAACGGAATTATCGTATATGCAGAACATTTTTTCTTTCGACGAACGACTGGCAAAAGACATCATGTTGCCGCGAACACAAATGGAGACCATTTCACTTGAAATGAGCCATGACGACTTGATGGAGATTGTACGCGATCATCAGTACACTCGTTATCCAATCACCGAACAAGGTGACAAGGACGACATTCTTGGCTTTGTGAACGTCAAGGAAATGCTAACCAATTATACCTACAAACAGGATTTGAACGATAGTATCGTCGTCCACGATATCCCTTTTGTCCATGACATGGCGCCTATTCAGGATGTGCTGCTGAAAATGCAGAAAGAACATGTTCATATGGCGATTGTCGTCGACGAATATGGCGGCACTGCTGGAGTCATCACAATGGAAGATATTTTAGAAGAAATCGTCGGGGAAATCCGTGATGAGTTTGACGAAGACGAGAGAGATGAGATCAAAGCTGTTGACATCAATAATTATTTATTGAATGGGCGTGTGCTCTTATCGGATCTAGAAGATCGCTTTGCTATCGAGTTTGATGACAGCGAAGACGTCGATACCATTGGCGGCTGGATCCAATTGCAAAATACTGATATCAATGAAGGGCAATCGGTCGAATTGCCGAATCACACTATCACGGTCCGTGAAATGGAAAATCACCAGATTATCCGCGTACTGTTGACACGCAATACTGATCTTTAG
- a CDS encoding sulfurtransferase has translation MSVFIETTDTENHRWIDTRFDLKDSSVGRNLYEQEHVAGAIFWDLEIDMSDMLSLEGRHPMPSNQQLTELIRSSGLNFGDSIVIYDQGGSPYAARAWWLLKYAGFEKVYISQKGFNQLKEQEINVNMEVSQYQPTEVKLDFIQDIFADQTFVKNINSGDELGVLVDARSAERYAGLVEPIDPVAGRIPGARNLDWMQFVSEGEFQLGEDISHIVQKHEPAVVYCGSGVTAAALYAIMSEKGYDQLRLYMGSYSDWITDAENVVEFDRGEHPEAADDETKKILANLIAEGYSGEMLMKKFEYEKSLLEGK, from the coding sequence GTCGGTAGGAACCTTTACGAGCAAGAACATGTGGCAGGAGCGATCTTTTGGGATCTGGAAATAGACATGTCGGACATGTTATCTCTAGAAGGACGGCATCCTATGCCGTCCAATCAACAGCTGACGGAATTGATCCGGTCAAGCGGCTTGAACTTCGGTGATTCCATCGTCATTTATGATCAGGGCGGCTCGCCTTATGCGGCACGTGCCTGGTGGTTGTTGAAATACGCGGGATTTGAGAAGGTCTATATCAGTCAAAAAGGCTTTAACCAGCTGAAAGAGCAAGAAATTAACGTCAACATGGAGGTATCGCAGTACCAACCGACTGAAGTCAAGCTAGATTTTATCCAAGACATTTTCGCTGACCAAACATTTGTGAAAAATATCAATAGTGGCGATGAATTGGGTGTCTTGGTTGACGCACGTTCTGCAGAGCGTTACGCAGGACTGGTTGAACCAATTGATCCAGTGGCAGGACGGATTCCTGGAGCACGGAATTTGGATTGGATGCAATTCGTTTCTGAAGGAGAATTTCAGCTGGGTGAAGATATTAGCCATATTGTTCAGAAGCATGAACCCGCTGTTGTTTATTGCGGCAGCGGTGTCACGGCAGCTGCTTTGTATGCCATCATGTCTGAAAAAGGTTACGACCAGCTAAGACTATACATGGGTAGTTACTCGGATTGGATTACAGACGCAGAAAATGTCGTTGAATTTGACCGCGGCGAACATCCGGAAGCAGCGGATGATGAAACCAAAAAGATTTTGGCAAACTTGATCGCAGAAGGCTATTCAGGCGAAATGCTGATGAAAAAGTTCGAGTACGAGAAATCTTTATTAGAAGGAAAATAA